Proteins from a single region of Candidatus Bathyarchaeia archaeon:
- a CDS encoding cytochrome b N-terminal domain-containing protein → MAAPSNKKKRVLDPIIALLQWTWERLERTLLLGLKIVFPSRFISPLGFLGMLTVIVFIILGVTGALLLFHFTPFFGNCPPAVNASSYIPSSTCNQAYNSVQSINNNVAWGSIIRNIHYHASNAMVLLAVMHMFYQYFGGRYKLRYEILWVTGIVLGVVTVIEAYTGYDLIFNIRGQLAINIGQTLTYYSPVIGANLAQIIFGFSFNDLAIRFYAFHVFIIPIIMLAIMAVHLPRNLVLDIPVASAITGVILIMGGLFPVDVGVRYDPNLATQITFPEWYFTSLYAFIRVHGLNPFIAGAIIPAIFVLIFLVAPFFDRGRKIAMIDRPFWVALGVASLGQIAIVTVWGFRAANPLVALHNENQLVIDPTPFAGSLLIATAIAYGSVYAFARWRRAKIDQLRAAKKPLPFRKLPPYMFSKSEVYSLVGGLLLLQGFLDLAIFRALLDNLNNLVLLEIGMVLVAFAATVHIYRVANQAK, encoded by the coding sequence TTGGCCGCACCTAGCAACAAGAAGAAACGGGTCCTCGACCCAATCATTGCCCTCCTTCAGTGGACATGGGAGAGGCTTGAACGGACACTCCTCCTCGGCCTAAAGATCGTATTTCCTTCCCGGTTCATCAGCCCACTCGGCTTTCTGGGAATGCTCACCGTAATCGTGTTCATCATACTCGGCGTCACCGGAGCGCTTCTGCTCTTCCATTTCACCCCGTTCTTCGGAAACTGTCCACCAGCTGTTAACGCTTCGAGCTATATTCCATCATCAACATGCAACCAAGCCTACAATAGCGTCCAATCGATCAATAACAATGTTGCATGGGGATCGATTATCCGGAATATCCACTACCATGCTTCCAACGCCATGGTTCTTCTTGCGGTAATGCACATGTTCTATCAATATTTTGGTGGAAGATACAAGCTCAGGTACGAGATACTGTGGGTAACCGGAATAGTTCTCGGCGTTGTCACAGTGATCGAGGCTTATACGGGATACGACCTGATATTCAATATTCGAGGTCAGTTGGCGATCAACATTGGACAGACTCTCACTTACTATAGCCCGGTGATCGGTGCGAATCTGGCTCAGATAATATTCGGCTTCAGTTTCAACGATTTAGCAATCCGATTTTACGCTTTCCATGTCTTCATCATCCCAATAATCATGCTTGCCATTATGGCTGTCCATCTGCCAAGAAATCTAGTGCTAGACATCCCCGTCGCATCTGCGATTACAGGAGTGATCCTGATCATGGGGGGATTATTCCCAGTGGACGTCGGCGTGCGATATGATCCGAATTTGGCTACTCAAATAACATTTCCAGAATGGTACTTCACCAGCCTTTACGCCTTCATCAGAGTTCACGGGTTGAACCCGTTCATCGCAGGCGCAATAATCCCTGCCATATTCGTCCTCATCTTTCTCGTCGCTCCATTCTTTGACCGTGGGAGGAAAATTGCGATGATCGACAGACCATTCTGGGTGGCGCTAGGCGTTGCGTCGCTTGGGCAGATTGCGATAGTGACGGTGTGGGGTTTCAGGGCAGCTAACCCCCTTGTGGCGTTACACAACGAGAATCAGCTTGTCATCGATCCCACTCCATTTGCTGGCTCTTTACTAATCGCTACTGCGATAGCGTATGGTTCAGTCTACGCCTTTGCCCGTTGGAGGCGCGCCAAGATAGATCAGTTGAGAGCGGCAAAGAAGCCCCTGCCCTTCAGGAAACTGCCGCCTTACATGTTTTCGAAAAGCGAAGTTTACTCCTTGGTTGGAGGATTGCTTCTATTGCAGGGCTTCCTCGATCTTGCAATCTTCCGGGCCCTACTCGACAACCTCAACAACCTCGTACTGCTCGAGATCGGGATGGTCCTAGTCGCCTTCGCCGCGACGGTTCATATATACAGAGTGGCAAACCAAGCCAAGTGA
- a CDS encoding V-type ATPase subunit: protein MGTETLSHIVRGNYIIAKIRGEKGKLLERQQLHSLAEFRTQSEILGVLADGPYGKELSELREGSSPLETERAVRLGFARGVKTLISSSQGSAREFLLEFSRRFDAYDLAAIVVFKAQGKSWEEFVSTRQPLALLKEAELHRLYSMDDFRTIVGIVGDRALISRVKSFSMEDLAGERASLVRDIISGWGEERFYNYVKDKLGGFDRESCLPIAGGTVDLANLSMILRSKLIGNPNVREHLIPSSWKLDDRTIDQLLAAQDVTQALDLASSHSYYHSILSGARQKYEETKSLSFLEVASRKHATQISKRIFLGFPYTLGVVHAFLIAKENEARNLAAIVAGVGAGMKPDQIRSLVAIPE from the coding sequence GTGGGAACTGAGACTCTATCCCACATCGTCCGAGGCAATTACATTATCGCGAAGATTCGAGGAGAAAAAGGCAAGCTCCTGGAACGACAGCAGTTACATTCCCTCGCCGAGTTCCGAACCCAAAGCGAGATCCTAGGGGTCCTTGCAGACGGACCCTATGGCAAAGAACTCTCTGAACTGAGAGAAGGCTCTTCCCCCCTAGAGACAGAGCGAGCTGTCCGGTTGGGGTTCGCCCGAGGAGTTAAGACGCTAATTTCATCTTCTCAAGGATCAGCCCGAGAATTTCTCCTCGAGTTTAGCCGGCGATTCGACGCGTACGACCTTGCCGCGATAGTGGTTTTCAAAGCTCAAGGAAAAAGCTGGGAGGAGTTCGTTTCTACTCGTCAGCCCCTCGCCCTTCTGAAGGAAGCTGAGCTTCATCGACTCTATTCGATGGATGACTTCCGGACAATTGTTGGAATTGTAGGTGACAGGGCGCTGATAAGCCGGGTGAAGAGTTTCTCGATGGAGGATCTCGCCGGCGAAAGAGCTTCCCTTGTTCGAGATATCATTAGTGGCTGGGGAGAGGAACGTTTCTACAATTATGTAAAAGACAAGCTTGGTGGTTTCGACCGAGAGAGTTGTCTTCCCATAGCTGGAGGGACAGTTGACTTAGCAAATCTGTCTATGATTCTGAGAAGCAAACTCATCGGAAATCCTAATGTCCGGGAGCACCTTATCCCCTCCTCTTGGAAACTTGATGATCGGACGATTGACCAACTGCTAGCCGCTCAGGACGTAACTCAAGCTCTTGATTTGGCTTCTTCACATTCATACTATCACAGCATTCTCTCCGGAGCCAGGCAGAAGTATGAAGAGACAAAGTCTCTCTCCTTCCTAGAAGTCGCATCGAGAAAGCACGCTACGCAAATCAGCAAGAGGATATTCCTCGGATTCCCGTACACATTGGGAGTTGTTCATGCTTTCTTGATCGCTAAGGAAAACGAGGCTAGAAATCTCGCGGCCATCGTCGCAGGAGTTGGAGCAGGAATGAAACCGGACCAGATCCGATCCTTGGTCGCCATTCCCGAGTGA
- a CDS encoding sodium-translocating pyrophosphatase produces MAFDPLLLTTSLAVVGVIASIFLVLSVKKYPTGNEKMIAIWTAIMEGANAYLKRQFRTIGVIAVIIAFVILAAFSATFTLGYAAEIAFSFLLGVTFSLVAAYIAMYSATNANVRSTAAAEKSTYLALRVATLGGGALGLAVISMSLLGLSILYAAFRDPGVLAGFGFGASLAALFAQLGGGIFTKSADVGADLVGKVEENFPEDDPRNPAAIADNVGDNVGDEAGRGADLFESLTAENLGGMIIGLIVSIILFQGISVYYVTMPLIVRSLGIIATFVGLAVAIFEKKFKNPIKPTRDGLLVASVVAAILMFVATWYVFGPSSLTPSGTALAAYALYGCMVSGLAAGLLIVLYTEYYTGSEAKSVITIAERSKSGPALTIMSGTAVGMISSGLPVITVAITLLISFALGEQFAVQAGITDTFLGGVYGTTMATMGMLSTAGIVLTMDGLGPIVDNAGGIAEMSGAPNEIRERIEPLDTLGNTTKALTKGYAMGSAALASLLLFQAFVLEVARYQAKITDLTAITSAQAALLGTKLSSLGSALALNHPDVVIGALVGAMLPFVFSGTAINAVSVGAYRMVEEVRRQFREIPGLREGTAKPNYAAAVDISTRTALRLMVVPGAIPVVAPIVVGVFLGWAAVGALVVGATLSAIPLAIMMMWGGAAMDNAKKYVEAGHFGGKNTETHAATVVGDTVGDPWKDTAGPSLHILIKLLNTISLVFIPLFLVALISLA; encoded by the coding sequence TTGGCGTTCGACCCTCTTCTCCTAACGACTTCTCTCGCGGTCGTCGGGGTCATCGCCTCAATATTTCTCGTTCTATCGGTCAAAAAGTATCCGACTGGGAACGAGAAAATGATCGCAATATGGACGGCAATCATGGAAGGCGCAAACGCCTACCTGAAAAGACAATTTCGGACCATTGGTGTCATCGCAGTAATCATCGCCTTCGTCATTCTAGCGGCGTTCAGCGCAACCTTCACTCTAGGTTACGCCGCTGAAATTGCGTTCAGCTTCCTCCTCGGAGTCACATTCTCCCTCGTCGCAGCCTACATCGCAATGTACTCCGCCACAAATGCGAATGTCAGATCGACAGCAGCTGCTGAAAAGTCGACATATCTTGCCCTCAGGGTAGCCACGCTCGGAGGCGGAGCGCTGGGCTTAGCCGTTATCAGTATGAGCCTACTGGGTCTCTCAATCCTCTATGCCGCCTTCCGAGACCCCGGGGTCTTGGCAGGCTTTGGATTCGGAGCCTCGCTGGCGGCATTGTTCGCGCAGTTGGGTGGCGGAATATTCACGAAGTCCGCCGATGTCGGTGCTGACCTCGTCGGGAAGGTGGAGGAGAACTTCCCAGAAGACGACCCTAGAAACCCAGCTGCCATAGCTGACAATGTAGGCGACAACGTGGGAGATGAGGCGGGGAGAGGCGCGGACCTGTTCGAGTCTTTGACCGCAGAGAACCTTGGAGGCATGATTATCGGTCTTATTGTGTCGATCATTCTCTTCCAGGGAATAAGCGTCTACTACGTAACAATGCCTCTCATCGTGAGATCGCTGGGAATAATCGCGACGTTCGTCGGGCTCGCAGTTGCAATCTTTGAGAAGAAATTCAAGAACCCGATCAAACCGACCAGGGACGGACTCTTAGTAGCGTCCGTCGTGGCGGCGATTCTCATGTTTGTTGCGACATGGTACGTTTTCGGTCCATCTAGTTTGACGCCGAGCGGAACTGCTCTGGCTGCGTATGCGCTATACGGCTGTATGGTCTCGGGATTGGCGGCAGGATTGCTTATCGTGCTCTACACTGAGTACTACACAGGTTCTGAAGCGAAGTCTGTGATTACGATAGCTGAAAGATCGAAATCCGGTCCAGCCCTCACCATAATGTCCGGGACAGCTGTAGGCATGATCTCAAGTGGACTTCCAGTAATTACTGTCGCAATCACCCTTCTCATTTCGTTTGCGCTGGGGGAACAGTTCGCCGTCCAAGCGGGAATCACCGACACGTTCCTGGGAGGCGTCTATGGCACAACCATGGCAACGATGGGCATGCTATCGACAGCTGGAATAGTACTGACTATGGATGGTTTGGGTCCAATAGTAGACAACGCTGGAGGAATCGCCGAGATGTCCGGTGCCCCCAACGAGATCCGCGAGCGAATAGAACCTCTCGATACACTTGGCAATACGACCAAAGCGCTTACCAAGGGCTACGCGATGGGTTCCGCTGCTCTAGCGTCTCTGTTACTCTTCCAGGCTTTCGTTCTAGAAGTCGCGAGATATCAGGCCAAAATAACCGACCTAACCGCAATCACGAGCGCCCAAGCGGCACTTCTGGGAACGAAACTATCCAGCTTGGGATCGGCACTGGCTCTCAACCACCCCGATGTCGTCATCGGGGCATTGGTTGGGGCAATGCTTCCCTTCGTATTCTCTGGAACGGCAATCAACGCCGTAAGCGTTGGCGCCTACCGCATGGTCGAAGAAGTCCGAAGACAGTTCAGAGAGATTCCAGGGCTCAGAGAAGGGACCGCTAAGCCAAACTATGCAGCAGCAGTGGACATTTCCACGAGAACGGCCTTGCGACTAATGGTCGTTCCGGGAGCCATTCCAGTGGTAGCGCCAATAGTTGTGGGAGTATTCCTTGGCTGGGCAGCCGTCGGAGCGCTGGTTGTTGGAGCTACGCTCTCCGCCATACCCTTGGCTATCATGATGATGTGGGGCGGAGCGGCGATGGATAATGCGAAGAAGTATGTTGAGGCAGGACACTTCGGAGGCAAGAACACCGAAACACACGCCGCAACAGTCGTCGGTGACACGGTCGGGGACCCATGGAAGGACACAGCTGGCCCAAGTCTGCACATCCTCATAAAGCTCCTCAACACGATTTCCCTAGTATTCATTCCGCTATTCTTGGTAGCCCTAATCTCTCTAGCCTAA
- a CDS encoding Rieske 2Fe-2S domain-containing protein, whose product MDDKKPSASTTSTPPPSATQQSAPPPAAAPVKGPLISRRRFLQGALAASTILAAASVGASGQILGPQVPTPLPPQVIGNWYSLNKQYLNVKDTPTINGGLYDESQYSQFFYWPYDSSVSPYYKNVLARLPDTDPSGKPLVNPLYPTDPMRSHLVAFNTTCVHLRCLVNPIYSGNPGSGEFRLQCPCHGSQYRLVDAVPVAGPAFDLGLNPLPQVELSVDSSGNISATAMRGTPGIGRT is encoded by the coding sequence ATGGACGATAAGAAGCCTAGTGCGTCCACGACCTCTACGCCGCCTCCTTCCGCGACACAACAATCGGCTCCACCTCCCGCAGCGGCGCCAGTGAAGGGTCCTCTTATCTCACGAAGGAGATTCCTCCAAGGAGCACTCGCCGCCTCGACTATACTAGCTGCAGCTTCAGTCGGCGCCTCAGGCCAAATACTGGGACCACAAGTCCCTACCCCGCTTCCTCCCCAGGTCATCGGGAATTGGTACTCCCTCAACAAGCAATATCTGAACGTAAAGGATACCCCGACGATTAATGGAGGGCTGTACGACGAGAGCCAATACTCGCAGTTTTTCTATTGGCCCTATGACTCGTCTGTCAGCCCATACTACAAGAACGTGTTGGCGCGGCTCCCCGACACAGACCCCTCCGGTAAACCCTTGGTAAACCCTCTTTATCCCACCGACCCCATGCGGTCGCATCTAGTTGCTTTCAATACCACTTGCGTGCACCTGAGATGCCTCGTCAACCCAATTTATTCCGGGAACCCAGGCTCCGGAGAATTTAGGCTCCAATGTCCATGCCACGGTAGCCAGTACCGACTAGTGGACGCCGTCCCTGTTGCAGGGCCCGCATTCGACCTAGGGCTGAATCCGCTGCCCCAAGTCGAACTATCAGTTGACTCATCCGGGAACATAAGCGCGACAGCAATGAGGGGAACACCAGGAATTGGCCGCACCTAG
- a CDS encoding geranylgeranyl reductase family protein: MNGGKYDVVIVGGGPGGLSAAVHLSKKGLKVKVFEKKKILGTPVRCGEYFPVKAEMEKLVPRVKNLDVIDAPPESVDTTCRSIRLISPKGHEFEFPFGAYILDRHIFESHLADIARTHGADIDVGVQAHYFPDEQGGWVGPTREKSVHGNVIIAADGYPSETAERAGLPERAYAGPYAVATNIEYLMTDLNVEQDVAEMYMDPRYSPGGYGWIIPKGHGRANVGIGIREPYVRRDWQIRDLLTGFIEKNTVASKRLIGGNKASMIGDSLPVDGPLSRTYSDRVMAVGDAAGMVMPTNGGGIQTALITGDLAAEAAVNYFERQTPLSSYEAAWKEQIGLEMENSKLMRQASDRVMAHGFLFDLMLRIMGTKRIADVIMCQIPGGMGTFMRLLA; the protein is encoded by the coding sequence TTGAACGGAGGCAAATATGACGTTGTAATCGTCGGCGGGGGCCCAGGCGGCCTCTCTGCGGCAGTCCATCTGTCAAAGAAAGGCCTGAAAGTGAAGGTCTTTGAGAAAAAGAAAATTCTCGGCACACCGGTCAGGTGCGGCGAATATTTTCCGGTCAAAGCAGAAATGGAGAAGCTTGTTCCAAGAGTCAAGAACCTCGACGTTATCGACGCGCCACCAGAGTCTGTCGACACAACCTGTCGTTCCATTCGCCTAATAAGTCCGAAGGGACACGAGTTTGAGTTTCCATTCGGGGCCTATATTCTCGATCGTCATATCTTTGAGAGTCACTTGGCCGATATTGCTCGAACCCACGGGGCGGATATTGACGTTGGGGTACAAGCCCACTATTTTCCGGATGAACAGGGTGGTTGGGTTGGACCGACACGGGAAAAGTCGGTTCATGGGAATGTCATCATTGCAGCAGATGGCTATCCGAGCGAGACGGCGGAGAGAGCCGGTCTGCCAGAAAGAGCTTACGCGGGTCCCTACGCGGTAGCAACGAACATCGAGTATCTGATGACGGATCTGAATGTTGAGCAGGATGTCGCCGAGATGTACATGGACCCTCGATACTCACCTGGTGGGTACGGATGGATAATTCCTAAGGGACACGGACGAGCGAACGTCGGGATCGGGATCAGGGAACCGTACGTCAGGCGAGATTGGCAAATACGAGATCTCCTCACCGGGTTCATCGAGAAGAACACTGTGGCCTCCAAACGATTGATTGGGGGGAACAAGGCCTCGATGATCGGGGACAGCCTACCAGTAGACGGACCTCTTTCGCGGACCTATTCTGATCGCGTCATGGCAGTTGGCGACGCTGCCGGAATGGTCATGCCCACTAACGGTGGCGGAATACAGACCGCTCTGATTACAGGAGACTTGGCGGCGGAGGCGGCGGTCAACTATTTTGAGCGTCAAACTCCATTGTCGAGTTATGAGGCCGCTTGGAAGGAGCAGATTGGCTTGGAGATGGAGAATTCCAAGTTGATGCGTCAAGCGTCAGACAGAGTCATGGCCCACGGATTTCTCTTCGACCTTATGCTCCGAATAATGGGCACGAAGAGGATTGCCGATGTGATAATGTGCCAGATACCCGGTGGAATGGGAACATTCATGCGACTACTGGCCTAA
- a CDS encoding V-type ATP synthase subunit K (produces ATP from ADP in the presence of a proton gradient across the membrane; the K subunit is a nonenzymatic component which binds the dimeric form by interacting with the G and E subunits): MVDCATLTSVTLCPTFWAGLGGGLSVLLSAIGAGIGIGISGPAIAGAGVERPEVMFKTFIATILAEALAIYGLVVGLLSVFHITDALTLAGSVRIFAGGLTMGAAALGAGFGIGTSGSALAAATAEKPDIFSRAVITLILAEALAIYALVTALLLVLQAK; encoded by the coding sequence GTGGTTGATTGCGCTACTCTAACGTCTGTTACTTTATGCCCCACATTCTGGGCCGGCCTCGGCGGTGGACTAAGCGTCCTCCTCTCAGCCATCGGTGCCGGAATTGGAATCGGAATCTCAGGGCCAGCGATTGCCGGAGCAGGGGTCGAGAGGCCTGAAGTGATGTTCAAGACCTTTATCGCGACAATCCTCGCTGAAGCATTGGCAATCTACGGATTGGTGGTAGGTCTTCTCTCAGTCTTCCACATTACCGACGCTCTTACTCTTGCTGGCTCAGTCAGAATATTCGCGGGCGGATTAACGATGGGAGCAGCTGCGCTCGGCGCTGGATTCGGCATTGGCACTTCTGGAAGCGCTCTTGCTGCTGCTACTGCAGAGAAGCCGGACATATTCTCGAGAGCTGTAATCACGCTGATATTGGCTGAGGCTCTGGCCATCTATGCCCTTGTCACGGCCCTGTTGTTGGTACTACAAGCAAAGTGA
- a CDS encoding heme o synthase — MQRKTAELTLQREVETSTKNRVLTYYEYTKPKIWYLLVFTSLTATFVASNLVSTGLSPIKWVVAALAIASGCAGCNALTNYNDRDIDAVMNRTKHRPLPSGRLTAAAGLRFGLSLITISILLSFTLNLLSVLWMALGVLDNVGVYSLWLKRRSALNILLGGFSGGLPVLFGWSAATPGPIGSIALLPVLMAGLVFLWIPIHIWFLAVTYRTDYAKVGVPMLPVVIGTVPAIRLIVIFSMIFIPFSLGVYLLGHFGLVYGLVALVGGLVNLIGSVWVLYKPTEANAWKMFKISSPYLFLLFLAMILDVALRA; from the coding sequence TTGCAGCGTAAGACGGCTGAACTCACCCTCCAACGCGAAGTTGAAACCTCGACGAAGAATCGCGTTCTGACCTATTACGAGTACACGAAGCCGAAAATCTGGTATCTTCTAGTTTTCACCTCTCTGACTGCAACATTTGTCGCCTCAAACCTCGTTTCGACCGGCCTTTCCCCGATCAAATGGGTCGTCGCAGCTCTAGCGATAGCTTCAGGCTGCGCAGGTTGCAACGCCCTCACAAACTACAACGACAGAGACATAGATGCAGTCATGAACCGTACAAAGCACCGTCCGCTGCCAAGCGGAAGACTCACCGCTGCGGCAGGACTCCGATTCGGACTCTCTCTCATCACAATATCCATCCTGCTGTCATTCACCCTAAACCTCCTTTCAGTTCTATGGATGGCTCTTGGAGTTCTCGATAATGTCGGGGTTTACAGCTTGTGGCTGAAACGACGTAGCGCATTGAACATCCTCCTCGGAGGGTTTAGCGGCGGGCTGCCAGTTCTCTTCGGCTGGTCGGCCGCAACGCCCGGTCCAATCGGGAGCATCGCTCTACTTCCAGTCCTCATGGCCGGTCTTGTGTTCCTCTGGATTCCGATTCACATATGGTTCCTCGCTGTCACCTATCGCACGGACTACGCGAAAGTCGGGGTCCCAATGCTCCCGGTAGTAATTGGAACTGTGCCAGCCATCCGACTGATAGTAATCTTCTCGATGATTTTCATCCCATTTTCCCTTGGAGTCTATCTACTCGGTCACTTCGGTCTCGTTTATGGTCTGGTCGCACTTGTGGGTGGACTGGTGAATCTGATTGGAAGCGTATGGGTCCTTTACAAGCCCACGGAGGCGAATGCCTGGAAGATGTTCAAGATCTCGAGCCCCTATCTCTTCCTGCTCTTCCTGGCAATGATACTAGATGTTGCGCTTAGGGCTTAG
- a CDS encoding 4Fe-4S binding protein, protein MQPVASSESKLGIGKRTWLMLRRGRIYYWPIRAIVQLSFFLLFAGVALARLIPAFNGARSWVVLPVVASVKAQGTVGSTLDATTLLLSQAIFPWLPIGIMFVVGAVLGRFMCGWICPVGFLQDVITGVKGRVDSVQSRTHEYWIRLKYVLVGITFLISGTLAIALYYGVGSDYQQSLGTDFASGLFIAITPDGTLFGTLPVLLARSWRFLATAQISDISAATIGSGLGSISALTWINILILIGFIYAAWRIPRFWCRYICPVGGIMAVFQKNSLLGMHRDPIKCSNCKECETACPMQIPILDLDWKKFNDSECILCMACIDACPAGALSPKFP, encoded by the coding sequence ATGCAACCCGTCGCATCAAGCGAATCGAAACTCGGCATCGGCAAACGAACATGGCTGATGTTGCGGCGAGGGAGAATCTACTACTGGCCAATCAGAGCTATCGTACAATTAAGCTTCTTCCTACTATTCGCCGGTGTTGCTCTCGCTCGCTTGATTCCTGCATTCAACGGAGCGAGATCTTGGGTCGTACTCCCGGTCGTTGCTAGTGTCAAAGCGCAGGGCACGGTCGGTTCAACTCTGGACGCGACCACGCTTCTCCTGTCTCAAGCAATTTTTCCCTGGTTGCCCATCGGCATAATGTTCGTGGTTGGAGCAGTTCTAGGACGGTTCATGTGCGGTTGGATTTGCCCAGTCGGATTCCTTCAAGATGTCATTACAGGGGTTAAGGGAAGAGTCGATTCGGTCCAGTCACGTACACACGAATACTGGATACGTTTGAAGTATGTCCTTGTTGGCATCACTTTCTTGATCAGCGGTACGCTAGCTATCGCACTCTACTATGGAGTCGGATCCGACTACCAGCAAAGTCTTGGAACCGACTTTGCATCCGGGCTCTTCATTGCAATAACTCCTGATGGCACCCTCTTCGGAACTCTACCGGTGCTACTTGCTCGCTCCTGGAGATTTCTGGCCACCGCTCAAATATCTGACATCTCAGCAGCCACTATTGGATCCGGGCTAGGAAGCATATCGGCACTTACGTGGATCAACATTCTCATCCTGATAGGATTCATCTACGCAGCATGGCGAATCCCGAGATTCTGGTGCCGGTACATCTGCCCGGTCGGAGGGATCATGGCAGTCTTCCAAAAGAACAGCCTGCTCGGAATGCACCGCGACCCGATCAAATGCTCAAACTGCAAAGAATGCGAAACGGCATGCCCCATGCAGATCCCAATCTTGGATCTTGATTGGAAGAAGTTCAACGACTCTGAGTGCATCCTTTGCATGGCGTGCATTGATGCATGCCCTGCTGGTGCGCTTTCTCCCAAATTCCCGTAG